One window of the Salvelinus fontinalis isolate EN_2023a chromosome 2, ASM2944872v1, whole genome shotgun sequence genome contains the following:
- the LOC129825858 gene encoding nucleosome-remodeling factor subunit BPTF-like isoform X1 — protein MRGKRGRPPKTLRMQEPSSEPERGLRPRRELRAKGRGSAEVDFESPKRGNNSSSRGRRKVGSSRGRGRGRGCGGRGTRGRRSIARSVVYDDHESDEDDDAVSLRSEEDELIEEETITDEEEEALNEESDPLEEILEEDDDASYCTESSFRSQSTHGSTPGRKRTRVHCPRSPIFEEKEIPPLELPRTSEDLMVPSEELLNVSSIYEVLRNFSTVLRLSPFRFEDFCAALVGQEQCTLMAETHTALLKAILREEDTSNTTFGPADLKDSVNSTLYFIDGMTWPEVVRAYCESDQEYHHVLPYQEVEDYPYGPLDSKIKVLQFLVDQFLTTNIAREELMSEGVVQYDDHCRVCHRLGDLLCCETCSAVYHLECVKPPLVEVPEDEWQCEICVAHKVPGVTDCVTEMQKSKPYIRQEPIGYDRHRRQYWFLNRRIIVEEDGEHEKKKIWYYSTKVQLGGLIECLDKEYWENDLCAVLEEMREEVHTHMDITEDLTNKARGNNKAFLTAANDEILERVHGRQERRAAEQAEKATTDTTKIEEETPTHCSPLPDHRELQDPESKEEASSQGKTGVALLSAAAPPAGEENTTVHPPKPGSSTQDGTLPKHEPPKPAEVSCSAASESRESGEASMDPEQERPDDKPVDSESHGEEDPSAQCQPTPTPPHPGDENSNSSHVSAPGVLRRPEEPNLADRSSQSSITSQDDTGEGNEIGNGEGSASGWTNNRIVTRLRNPDSKLSQQKTQGDGSPTPRDSKETSPPSSESEVARLGTVRKDLSVKGILNNFFKLGQEGKFRVYHNQFSTNTLGLNKHQHREDHDKRRHLSHKFSLTPAGDFKWNGSIHGSKVLTISTLRLTIIQLETNVPAPFLHPNWASHRTNWIKAVQMCSKAREFALALAIMECAIKPVVMLPVWKDALGHTRLHRMTSMEREEKEKGKKREKKLEDEETMQQATWVKYTIPIKHQVWKQKGEEYRVTGYGGWSWVSKTHVHRFVPRLPGNTNVNYRKALEAAKTGKENATSGPNKQKCLPKAPTSSETQAKEESTPITEEKDKEETSTMESSGSTSPGEGQTLKEKEEKNITEKVEEKKDDQVEEKTEDKMDVDPSPPDTCLSEEEGIVDSKCPPSLTDPAVKEEPGEEEEPKQEDSEAKPPVRPFNWDVVNVSEGFQLRTAYKKKVKTSKLDGLLERRVKQFTLEEKQRLERLKQQSALAKHTVSKEKVNTGTPTTIKASTADKLAVSTSLKAEGQADSVVKDTIVKRLDFDQEQPVKSQPSGETDNLDVRLGSTCKPQAAGATGPNLNTTGLANHESSVQGNGGDALSQTELNGGSQKSIDLNNKVNLTSLEPALGAPKPPRAEVTIAGENGRKHGYEETEQGNGQREIESMDVNQSKPHLVQVNGKDAVDTKAPVDSKMHLNLANKVDTKVMLQTLEGEIKTLPVKEPVKSIMNGTLSQDGLKVNNTVLATSPALAGVERKVVVSEPDYLPPQKVARLENNGDRVVDSVTSSLLGPPTGVPTVSNRTKSEPMEIGQTASNKITPFPIPTAEESSLSNNTIVNSSSSTGVLKTITQVTTTTTTTMSTESRTVQIAEVSSSTKPAVMPAAESSAVSTLTTMTKTTVTRVSSPTLEAAVSEETKTVVTAMLTDAKSGPSGSSVTSMTVSKEYSTRDRVRLLKFSRSKKTRSGTALPSYRKFVTKSSKKSIFVLPNDDLKKLVRRGGIREVPIFNYNAKPALDIWPYPSPRPTFGITWRYRLQTVKSLAGVSLMLRLLWACLRWDDMAVKPSPAVGTTRTESSETAITTTEIIKRRDVGPHGIRSEYCIRKIICPIGVTEAPKETPTPQRKGLRSSALRPKKPEPAKQTGPIVLETWVAEEELEIWEIRAFSERVEREKAQAADQAKVSRTLKTAEEAKAQLEAQLKHQRLAAQQKRLEQQKPGATTTSTPTSTPTTSASGTPASLTSQVTPGTKLVLATKLGTPVTFQQNKNFHQSFASWVKQGQGSPASTCSRATVANSMVTTSGQTFQISASPVTMAGQVITAKLSIPANSKIVTVNMPTTQGGMVQVQQNVLGIIPSSTPGNQRTYSSFQNRNATINIRPNTATSTTTQPVIATGAQIRPGMSVIRSPLQQGTTMGKTIIRTPLMMQQGILPASQQQVVTQIIRGQPVSTAVSSASPVQTSAGQRMLGAAPSPRPVTPAPGQSPSPSTPQGGRPQQGQVKLTLAQLTQLTQGAQGGNQGLTVVIQGQGQTTGQLQVIPQGVTVIPGPGQQLMQAAMPNGQVQRFLFTPGASAPAPTLATTASAAVTPVTATTTTPSVPALSQPPVQTPATSQAPAQPVQPPQQAIAHVQPPATSQAPAQPVQPPQQAIAHVQPPQQAIAHVQPPQQAIAHVQPPQQAIAHVQPPQQAIAHVQPPQQAIAHVQPPQQAIAHVQPPQQAIAHVQPPQQAIAHVQPPQQAIAHVQPPQQAIAHVQPPQQAIAHVQPPQQAIAHVQPPQQAIAHVQPLQQAIAHVQPPQQAIAHVQPPQQAIAHVQPPQQAIAHVQPPQQAIAPVQPPQQPIAPVQPPALAPAHPPVSTHQTQPPQTQVHIPLQSPTALPIQQIAQIPTSPQQVHMKTLSVSPSITQGTVRPIQAHAQLQPQVPAQIRPQQLQLHHQHQLITVPGLQQQVQVLGTIQTHVAAQLQAQQGGAVPQQIKLQLPIQIQQAGGQVQAHQIQNVVTIQTASVQDHLQRIQQLREQQQKKKQQEAKREQSLQASSPSDIIQKQVVMKQNAVIDNLKQRKTMTPAEREENQRIIVCNQVMKFILDKIDKDEKQAAKKRKKEESVEQKRSKQNATKLSALLFKHKEQLKAEILKKRALLDKELQLEVQEELRRDISRLRKEKEKAQAAASQAAAAAAAAQVASSLSPTMASPSSAHKRRRDDERDSSSAKPKKKKMISTTSKDHKKEVKLYCVCKTPYDEAKFYIGCDLCSNWFHGACVGITEKEAKKMDDYVCNGCKQGQDSQDSEGTTEELYCICRTPYDETQFYIGCDRCQNWYHGRCVGILQSEATHIDEYVCPQCQSTEDAMTVLTPLTDKDYEGLRRILRSLQAHKMAWPFLEPVDPNDAPDYYGVIKEPMDLSTMEDRLQKRYYNKLTEFVADMTKVFDNCRYYNPNDSPFFQCAEVLESFFVQKLKGFKASRSHNNKLQTSTS, from the exons ACTGAAGGCCATCCTGCGTGAGGAAGACACCTCCAACACCACGTTCGGTCCTGCTGACCTCAAGGACAGCGTCAACTCCACCCTCTACTTCATTGATGGTATGACGTGGCCCGAGGTGGTCCGTGCCTACTGCGAGAGCGACCAGGAGTACCACCATGTCCTGCCCTACCAGGAGGTGGAGGACTACCCCTACGGCCCTCTGGACAGTAAGATCAAGGTGCTGCAGTTCTTAGTGGATCAGTTCCTCACCACCAACATCGCCCGCGAGGAGTTGATGTCAGAGGGGGTGGTGCAGTATGATGACCACTGCAGGGTGTGCCACAGGTTGGGGGACCTGTTGTGCTGTGAGACCTGCTCTGCCGTCTACCATCTGGAGTGTGTGAAGCCGCCGCTGGTGGAGGTGCCGGAGGACGAATGGCAGTGTGAGATCTGCGTGGCACACAAGGTGCCCGGGGTCACAGACTGTGTGACAGAGATGCAGAAGAGCAAACCCTACATCCGCCAGGAGCCCATCGGCTACGACCGCCACCGGAGGCAATACTGGTTCCTAAACCGAAGGATAATTGT TGAGGAGGACGGGGAGCATGAGAAGAAGAAGATCTGGTACTACAGCACAAAGGTCCAGCTGGGAGGGCTGATAGAGTGTCTAGACAAGGAGTACTGGGAAAACGACCTGTGTGCTGTCCtcgaggagatgagagaggaggtgcACACTCACATGGACATCACTGAGGACCTCACCAACAAGGCCCGCGGCAACAATAAGGCCTTCCTCACGGCAGCCAACG aTGAGATCCTGGAGCGTGTGCACGGCAGGCAGGAACGGCGAGCAGCGGAGCAGGCAGAGAAGGCCACTACAGACACCACCAAGATAGAGGAAGAGACGCCCACACACTGCTCTCCACTACCAGACCACAGAGAGCTCCAAGACCCCGAGTCTAAGGAGGAGGCAAGCTCACAAGGGAAGACTGGAGTTGCTCTTCTAT CAGCTGCAGCTCCCCCTGCTGGAGAAGAGAACACCACCGTCCACCCCCCTAAGCCTGGCTCGTCTACCCAGGACGGCACTCTCCCTAAACATGAACCCCCTAAGCCTGCTGAGGTGTCCTGCTCGGCCGCCTCTGAGAGCAGGGAGAGTGGGGAGGCCTCCATGGATCCTGAGCAGGAGAGGCCAG atgATAAGCCTGTAGACTCAGAGTCCCATGGAGAGGAGGACCCCTCTGCCCAGTGCCAGCCTACtcccacaccaccacaccctggAGACGAGAACAGCAACAGCAGCCACGTCTCAGCGCCTGGGGTCCTCAGGAGGCCTGAAGAGCCAAACCTCGCTGACAGGTCCTCTCAGTCCTCCATCACCAGCCAGGACGACACGG GTGAAGGCAATGAGATTGGGAATGGTGAGGGTTCAGCGTCTGGATGGACTAACAATCGCATAGTGACTCGTCTGCGTAACCCGGACAGCAAGCTGAGCCAGCAAAAGACCCAGGGAGATGGCAGCCCTACACCCAGGGACAGCAAGGAG ACATCTCCTCCCAGCTCTGAGAGTGAAGTGGCTCGTCTGGGTACTGTGAGGAAAGACTTGTCGGTGAAGGGCATCCTGAACAACTTCTTCAAGCTGGGCCAGGAGGGCAAGTTCCGAGTCTACCACAACCAGTTCAGCACCAACACACTGGGCCTCAACAAGCACCAGCATCGTGAGGACCACGACAAGCGCCGCCACCTGTCCCATAAGTTCAGCCTAACCCCCGCCGGGGATTTCAAGTGGAACGGCTCCATCCACGGCTCCAAGGTGCTGACCATATCCACCCTGCGGCTCACCATCATCCAGCTGGAGACCAATGTCCCCGCCCCCTTCCTGCACCCAAACTGGGCCTCGCACAG GACAAACTGGATTAAAGCGGTGCAGATGTGCAGTAAGGCTCGGGAGTTTGCCTTGGCGCTGGCCATCATGGAGTGTGCCATCAAACCAGTGGTCATGCTGCCTGTCTGGAAAGATGCGCTTGGACACACCAG GCTCCATCGCATGACCTCCATGGAgcgggaggagaaagagaaagggaaaaagagagagaaaaaactggaggatgaggagactatgCAGCAGGCCACCTGGGTGAAGTACACCATCCCCATCAAACACCAG gTGTGGAAGCAGAAGGGGGAGGAGTACAGAGTAACTGGGTACGGGGGCTGGAGCTGGGTCAGTAAGACTCACGTCCATCGCTTTGTTCCCAGGCTACCAGGgaacaccaacgtcaactaccgcAAAGCACTCGAAG CAGCTAAAACTGGCAAAGAAAATGCAACATCCGGCCCGAACAAACAAAAATGTTTGCCCAAAGCACCAACAAGCTCGGAAACCCAGGCAAAAGAAGAGTCTACTCCAATTACTGAAGAAAAAGACAAGGAGGAAACCTCCACCATGGAGTCATCTGGGAGCACTTCACCAGGAGAGGGGCAGACTCtgaaagagaaggaagagaaaaaTATCACAGAGAAGGTGGAGGAGAAGAAAGATGATCAGGTGGAGGAGAAGACTGAGGACAAGATGGATGTTGACCCCAGTCCACCAGACACCTGTCTCAGTGAGGAAGAAG GTATAGTGGACAGCAAATGCCCCCCATCACTGACTGACCCTGCTGTTAAGGAGGAGCCCGGGGAGGAAGAAGAACCTAAGCAGGAGGACTCTGAGGCCAAGCCACCTGTCCGCCCATTCAACTGGGATGTGGTGAACGTCAGCGAGGGCTTCCAGCTCCGTACGGCCTACAAGAAGAAGGTGAAGACGTCCAAGCTCGACGGGCTGCTGGAGCGCAGAGTGAAACAGTTCACCCTGGAGGAGAAGCAGAGGCTAGAGCGCCTCAAACAGCAGTCAGCCCTGGCCAAACACACAGTCTCCAAGGAGAAAGTTAATACAGGGACTCCCACCACCATCAAGGCTTCTACAGCAGACAAGTTAGCAGTGAGCACTAGTCTGAAAGCTGAGGGACAAGCAGACTCAGTAGTTAAAGACACAATTGTTAAAAGGCTTGACTTTGACCAGGAGCAGCCAGTGAAATCCCAGCCCTCAGGAGAGACAGATAATCTGGACGTCAGATTAGGCTCCACCTGTAAACCCCAGGCAGCAGGAGCCACAGGCcccaacctcaacaccacagggTTGGCCAACCATGAGAGCAGCGTTCAGGGCAATGGTGGGGATGCGTTATCTCAAACGGAGCTGAATGGAGGCTCCCAGAAAAGCATAGACCTCAACAACAAAGTCAATTTGACATCTCTAGAACCGGCTTTAGGTGCCCCCAAACCTCCCAGAGCAGAAGTGACGATAGCAGGAGAAAACGGTAGGAAGCATGGTTATGAGGAGACAGAGCAAGGTAATGGACAGAGGGAGATAGAAAGCATGGACGTAAACCAAAGCAAACCACATTTAGTGCAGGTGAACGGGAAAGACGCTGTTGACACCAAGGCTCCTGTAGACTCAAAGATGCACTTAAACCTGGCCAACAAAGTGGACACCAAGGTCATGCTCCAGACGTTAGAGGGTGAGATCAAAACACTGCCAGTGAAGGAGCCTGTAAAATCCATTATGAACGGTACTCTCTCTCAGGACGGGTTAAAGGTCAACAACACTGTGTTAGCCACCAGCCCAGCCTTGGCGGGCGTAGAGAGAAAGGTTGTGGTGTCCGAGCCTGACTATCTGCCACCTCAGAAGGTTGCCAGACTGGAGAATAATGGCGACAGGGTGGTAGACTCCGTCACGTCGTCACTGTTAGGGCCGCCCACTGGTGTTCCCACGGTAAGCAACAGGACCAAGTCTGAGCCAATGGAAATTGGGCAGACGGCATCCAATAAGATCACCCCGTTTCCTATCCCCACTGCAGAGGAGTCCAGCTTGAGTAACAACACCAtagtgaacagtagtagcagtactggGGTGCTGAAGACCATCACCCAAGtcaccacaaccactactaccaccatgtcaacAGAGTCTCGCACGGTGCAGATAGCCGAGGTCTCCAGCAGCACTAAGCCTGCAGTGATGCCTGCTGCAGAGAGCAGTGCTGTGTCCACCCTCACCACCATGACCAAGACCACCGTCACCAGGGTCAGCTCCCCGACCCTCGAGGCCGCTGTCTCCGAGGAAACCAAGACTGTTGTCACTGCAATGTTGACAGATGCCAAATCTGGCCCCTCAGGCTCTTCAGTCACCTCCATGACAGTCAGTAAGGAGTACTCCACCAGAGACCGTGTCCGGCTGCTAAAGTTCTCCCGCTCCAAGAAGACCCGCTCTGGCACGGCCCTCCCCTCCTACCGCAAGTTTGTCACCAAGAGTAGCAAAAAGAGCATCTTTGTACTGCCTAATGATGACCTGAAGAAGCTGGTGAGGAGAGGGGGCATCAGAGAGGTACCCATCTTCAACTACAACGCCAAGCCAGCCCTGGACATCTGGCCCTATCCCTCCCCCAGACCCACCTTTGGAATCACGTGGAG ATACCGTCTCCAGACTGTGAAGTCTCTGGCGGGGGTCAGTCTGATGCTGCGGCTGCTCTGGGCCTGCCTGAGGTGGGATGACATGGCTGTCAAGCCCTCCCCTGCTGTAGGAACCACCCGCACAG AATCCTCGGAGACGGCGATCACCACAACAGAGATCATCAAGCGGCGAGATGTGGGGCCGCACGGCATCCGGTCTGAATACTGCATCAGGAAGATCATCTGCCCAATTGGCGTTACCGAAGCTCCCAAAG AAACTCCCACTCCCCAGAGGAAAGGCCTGCGCTCCAGCGCTCTGAGGCCAAAGAAGCCTGAGCCGGCCAAGCAGACTGGACCAATCGTCTTAGAGACGTGGGTGGCCGAGGAGGAGCTGGAGATCTGGGAGATCAGAGCCTTTTCAGAAAG ggtggagagggagaaggccCAGGCTGCAGACCAGGCTAAGGTTAGTAGAACGCTGAAGACAGCAGAGGAGGCCAAGGCCCAATTGGAGGCTCAGCTAAAGCACCAGAGATTGGCTGCTCAGCAG AAACGGTTGGAGCAACAGAAGCCTGgtgccaccaccacctccacccccaccagcACCCCTACAACCTCAGCCTCTGGCACTCCGGCATCCCTGACCAGCCAGGTCACCCCGGGGACTAAACTGGTCCTGGCCACCAAGCTGGGGACACCTGTCACATTCCAGCAGAACAAGAACTTCCATCAGTCGTTTGCTTCCTGGGTCAAGCAGGGCCAGGGTAGTCCAG CCTCCACCTGCTCACGGGCCACCGTGGCCAACAGCATGGTCACCACCTCTGGGCAAACGTTCCAGATCTCTGCCAGCCCGGTGACCATGGCTGGCCAGGTCATCACCGCCAAGCTATCCATTCCGGCCAACAGCAAGATTGTTACGGTCAACATGCCAACCACACAAGGAG GTATGGTGCAAGTCCAGCAGAATGTCCTGGGCATTATTCCATCCAGTACCCCAGGCAACCAGCGGACCTACTCCTCATTCCAGAACCGCAACGCAACCATCAACATCAGACCCAACACCGCCACCTCAACCACCACTcagccg GTCATTGCCACCGGAGCCCAGATCCGTCCGGGCATGTCGGTGATCCGATCACCCCTGCAGCAGGGCACCACCATGGGCAAAACCATCATCAGAACCCCCTTGATGATGCAACAAGGTATTCTACCAGCCA GCCAGCAGCAGGTGGTGACTCAGATCATCCGGGGCCAACCTGTCTCCACAGCCGTTTCCAGTGCCAGCCCTGTGCAGACCAGCGCAGGCCAGAGGATGCTGGGTGCCGCCCCGTCCCCCCGTCCTGTCACCCCTGCCCCCGGGCAGTCCCCATCACCATCCACTCCCCAAGGCGGCCGACCACAGCAGGGACAGGTCAAACTCACCCTGGCCCAGCTCACCCAGCTAACGCAGGGGGCACAG gGAGGGAACCAGGGTCTCACAGTAGTAatccagggacagggacagaccacAGGCCAGCTGCAGGTTATCCCCCAGGGGGTGACAGTCATCCCAGGCCCTGGGCAGCAGCTCATGCAGGCTGCCATGCCCAACGGCCAGGTGCAGCGCTTCCTCTTCACCCCAGGGGCATCAGCCCCTGCCCCCACCCTCGCCACCACAGCCAGTGCTGCTGTCACACCCGTCACAgccaccacaacaacaccctcAGTGCCAG CACTGTCTCAGCCTCCGGTTCAGACTCCCGCCACCTCTCAAGCACCGGCACAACCAGTCCAGCCTCCTCAACAGGCTATCGCTCATGTCCAGCCTCCCGCCACCTCTCAAGCACCGGCACAACCAGTCCAGCCTCCTCAACAGGCTATCGCTCATGTCCAGCCTCCTCAACAGGCTATCGCTCATGTCCAGCCTCCTCAACAGGCTATCGCTCATGTCCAGCCTCCTCAACAGGCTATCGCTCATGTCCAGCCTCCTCAACAGGCTATCGCTCATGTCCAGCCTCCTCAACAGGCTATCGCTCATGTCCAGCCTCCTCAACAGGCTATCGCTCATGTCCAGCCTCCTCAACAGGCTATCGCTCATGTCCAGCCTCCTCAACAGGCTATCGCTCATGTCCAGCCTCCTCAACAGGCTATTGCTCATGTCCAGCCTCCTCAACAGGCTATCGCTCATGTCCAGCCTCCTCAACAGGCTATCGCTCATGTCCAGCCTCCTCAACAGGCTATCGCTCATGTCCAGCCTCCTCAACAGGCTATCGCTCATGTCCAACCCCTTCAACAGGCTATCGCTCATGTCCAGCCCCCTCAACAGGCTATCGCTCATGTCCAGCCCCCTCAACAGGCTATCGCTCATGTCCAGCCCCCTCAACAGGCTATCGCTCATGTCCAGCCCCCTCAACAGGCTATCGCTCCAGTCCAGCCCCCTCAACAGCCTATCGCTCCAGTCCAGCCCCCTGCCCTCGCTCCTGCCCACCCTCCAGTGTCCACACATCAGACTCAACCTCCTCAGACTCAAGTCCACATCCCCCTCCAGTCTCCCACTGCCTTACCCATCCAGCAGATAGCCCAGATCCCAACCTCTCCACAACAGGTCCatatgaaaactctctcggtctCCCCCTCTATCACCCAGGGCACAGTGAGGCCTATCCAGGCCCATGCTCAACTCCAGCCCCAGGTTCCGGCTCAGATCAGGCCGCAGCAGCTGCagctccaccaccaacaccagcTGATCACAGTGCCGGGGCTGCAGCAGCAGGTCCAGGTGCTGGGCACCATCCAGACCCACGTGGCGGCCCAGCTCCAGGCCCAGCAGGGTGGGGCGGTGCCCCAGCAGATCAAGCTGCAGCTGCCTATCCAGATCCAGCAGGCAGGAGGCCAGGTGCAGGCCCACCAGATCCAGAACGTGGTGACCATCCAGACAGCCAGCGTGCAGGACCACCTGCAGAGGATCCAGCAGCTCAGAGAGCAGCAgcagaagaagaagcagcaggAGGCCAAAAGGGAGCAGAGCCTGCAGGCCTCCAGCCCCAGCGACATCATCCAGAAACAGGTGGTGATgaagcagaatgctgtgatagacAATCTGAAACAGAGGAAGACCATGACTCCAGCAGAGCGGGAGGAGAACCAGAG AATAATCGTCTGCAATCAGGTTATGAAGTTCATCCTGGACAAGATCGACAAGGATGAGAAGCAGGCGGCtaagaagaggaagaaggaggagTCTGTGGAGCAGAAACGCAGCAAGCAGAATGCCACCAAGCTCTCGGCTCTGCTCTTCAAGCACAAAGAGCAGCTCAAGGCTGAGATCCTGAAGAAGAGGGCTCTACTGGACAAGGAGCTGCAGCTGGAGGTTCAG GAGGAGCTGAGGAGGGACATCAGCAGGctgaggaaggagaaggagaaggccCAAGCTGCAGCCTCTCAGGCAGCTGCTGCTGCAGCCGCAGCCCAGGTGgcctcatccctctcccccaccATGGCCTCGCCCTCCTCCGCCCACAAACGCAGGAGGGACGACGAGAGGGACTCGTCCTCCGCCAAgcccaagaagaagaagatgatATCCACTACCTCAAAGGATCACAAGAAGGAAGTGAAgctgtactgtgtctgtaaaacGCCCTATGACGAGGCCAA GTTCTACATTGGGTGCGACCTGTGCTCCAACTGGTTCCACGGTGCGTGTGTGGGCATCACGGAGAAGGAGGCCAAGAAGATGGACGACTACGTCTGTAATGGCTGCAAGCAGGGCCAGGACTCACAGGACTCAGAGGGCACCACGGAGGAGCTGTACTGCATCTGCCGGACGCCATATGATGAAACACA GTTTTACATTGGCTGCGACCGTTGCCAGAACTGGTACCACGGGCGCTGTGTGGGCATTCTGCAGAGTGAGGCCACCCACATAGACGAGTACGTGTGCCCGCAGTGTCAATCCACGGAGGACGCCATGACGGTCCTCACACCGTTAACCGACAAGGACTACGAGGGTTTAAGAAGAATCCTGCGTTCCTTACAG GCTCACAAAATGGCGTGGCCGTTCCTTGAACCAGTAGATCCCAACGATGCTCCTGATTATTATGGCGTTATAAAGGAACCGATGG ACCTCTCCACAATGGAAGACAGATTACAGAAACGGTATTACAACAAGCTCACTGAGTTTGTGGCGGACATGACCAAAGTCTTTGACAACTGCCGCTACTACAACCCCAACGACTCCCCCTTCTTTCAGTGTGCCGAAGTTCTGGAGTCATTCTTTGTACAGAAGCTCAAAGGTTTCAAAGCTAGCAG GTCTCATAACAACAAACTACAGACTTCGACCTCTTAG